The proteins below are encoded in one region of Methanofollis aquaemaris:
- a CDS encoding glycine betaine ABC transporter substrate-binding protein, with the protein MKRLMAAGAVLVVAALCIAGCSQIPGGGGETVVVGAKTFNEQYILAEMVALLLEDAGYTTEMKANLNDLSLYEGIRKDQVDVYVEYTGTAYSQLLKLPPMETWEPEVVYADVVKGLKAENITVLSRLGFRDDYTIAVPEAWAEEKGVTKVSDLAPHAGEMVLVTDYVFAEREDGLPQVAKVYNFTFKEAKPMSPTLMYDVIKSGEADAITPYTTDTRVDLYDLRILEDDRAAFPPYHAILLANDKVAGDEKAVEALSVLSERIDADTMRRLNHEFDVEKREARAIARDYLVAEGLIQG; encoded by the coding sequence ATGAAAAGATTGATGGCCGCGGGTGCGGTCCTCGTGGTCGCCGCCCTCTGCATCGCCGGGTGCTCGCAGATTCCCGGCGGGGGCGGCGAGACGGTGGTGGTCGGGGCGAAGACCTTTAATGAGCAGTACATCCTGGCCGAGATGGTCGCCCTTCTCCTGGAGGACGCCGGGTACACGACCGAGATGAAGGCAAACCTCAACGACCTCTCCCTCTATGAAGGGATCAGAAAAGACCAGGTGGACGTCTATGTCGAGTATACCGGGACGGCCTACTCGCAACTCCTCAAACTCCCACCCATGGAGACCTGGGAGCCCGAGGTCGTCTACGCAGATGTGGTGAAAGGGTTGAAGGCCGAGAACATCACCGTCCTCTCGCGTCTCGGGTTCAGGGACGACTACACCATCGCCGTGCCCGAGGCCTGGGCCGAGGAGAAGGGCGTGACCAAGGTCTCGGATCTCGCGCCCCATGCCGGCGAGATGGTCCTGGTGACCGACTATGTCTTTGCCGAACGCGAGGACGGCCTCCCGCAGGTGGCGAAGGTCTACAACTTCACCTTCAAGGAGGCGAAGCCGATGTCGCCGACGTTGATGTACGACGTGATCAAGAGCGGCGAGGCCGACGCAATCACCCCGTACACCACCGACACCAGGGTGGACCTCTACGACCTGCGGATCCTCGAGGACGACCGGGCGGCCTTCCCGCCGTACCACGCGATCCTGCTGGCAAACGATAAGGTCGCCGGGGACGAGAAAGCGGTCGAAGCGCTCAGCGTGCTCTCCGAGCGGATCGACGCCGACACGATGCGAAGGCTCAACCATGAGTTCGATGTCGAGAAGAGGGAGGCGCGTGCGATCGCCCGCGACTATCTTGTCGCGGAAGGGCTGATCCAGGGGTGA
- a CDS encoding ferritin family protein, with the protein MPEFANPFAGNAYGRKLTDMELVRAIRYMVAAEYEAVQLYQQLAESVENDLARAVLLDIAEEELVHAGEFLRLLKELYPEEEAFYREGADEVEELIEGMKKK; encoded by the coding sequence ATGCCTGAGTTTGCCAACCCCTTTGCAGGGAATGCCTATGGGAGAAAGTTAACTGACATGGAACTCGTCAGGGCGATCAGGTATATGGTCGCCGCCGAATATGAGGCCGTCCAACTCTACCAGCAACTCGCCGAGTCGGTCGAGAACGACCTGGCCAGGGCGGTCCTCCTGGACATCGCCGAGGAGGAACTTGTGCATGCCGGGGAGTTCCTCCGTCTGCTCAAGGAACTCTACCCCGAGGAGGAGGCCTTCTACCGGGAGGGCGCCGACGAGGTCGAAGAGTTGATCGAGGGGATGAAGAAGAAGTAG
- a CDS encoding pyridoxamine 5'-phosphate oxidase family protein, with the protein MEIVKIPKMEKKEYDALITDGYVARIAFQGNKYPYIAPFLYVFDGTFLYFLSTKYGRKNDLFRKSPYVSVEIEKYTVDLSCYTFVTMQGYLVQEEDAIQKKIVRKMFVEMIEERALSPNILAALGHKPGEPIEAIASEERSNIWKLTGVVDIVALKNL; encoded by the coding sequence ATGGAGATTGTAAAGATCCCGAAGATGGAGAAGAAGGAGTACGACGCCCTCATCACCGATGGATATGTGGCTCGCATCGCCTTCCAGGGCAACAAGTACCCGTACATCGCCCCGTTCCTGTATGTCTTCGACGGGACGTTTCTGTACTTCCTCTCCACGAAGTACGGGCGCAAAAACGACCTCTTCAGAAAGAGCCCCTATGTCTCGGTGGAGATCGAGAAGTATACCGTGGACCTCTCGTGCTACACCTTCGTGACGATGCAGGGCTACCTGGTCCAGGAGGAGGACGCGATCCAGAAGAAGATCGTGCGCAAGATGTTCGTGGAGATGATCGAGGAGCGCGCCCTCTCGCCCAACATCCTCGCGGCCCTCGGCCACAAACCCGGCGAACCGATCGAGGCGATCGCCTCGGAGGAGCGCTCGAACATCTGGAAGTTGACCGGCGTCGTCGATATCGTGGCGTTGAAAAATCTTTGA
- a CDS encoding ABC transporter permease: MVAIATVLAASLQHVALAYSALLVAVALSVPLAVLSLSSRTLASVVMTGANLAQAVPSLAIVAFVVPLLGIGFYPALIVLVLRALLPVVKNTWIGLSNVDPGIIDAAVGIGLTNREITWRVRFPLAYPAFFAGVRFAAILTNSVAVLTAIIGSGGLGNLIFEGIAGTNTQTLLAGAIPAILIAVLVDAGLAALERRVVYEGG, encoded by the coding sequence ATGGTAGCCATCGCCACCGTCCTCGCCGCCTCGCTCCAGCACGTCGCCCTCGCCTACTCCGCCCTCCTCGTCGCCGTCGCCCTCTCGGTCCCCCTCGCCGTCCTCTCCCTCTCCTCCCGGACGCTCGCCTCGGTGGTGATGACCGGCGCAAACCTTGCCCAGGCGGTGCCGAGCCTGGCCATCGTCGCCTTCGTCGTCCCGCTCCTCGGGATCGGGTTCTACCCCGCGCTCATCGTGCTCGTCCTCCGGGCCCTCCTCCCGGTCGTCAAGAACACCTGGATCGGGCTCTCGAACGTGGACCCCGGCATCATCGACGCCGCCGTCGGCATCGGGCTCACGAACCGCGAGATCACCTGGCGGGTCAGGTTCCCGCTCGCCTACCCGGCCTTCTTCGCGGGCGTGCGCTTCGCCGCGATCCTCACCAACAGCGTCGCCGTGCTCACGGCGATCATCGGGAGCGGCGGGCTTGGCAACCTCATCTTCGAGGGGATCGCCGGCACCAACACCCAGACCCTCCTTGCCGGCGCCATCCCGGCGATCCTCATCGCCGTCCTCGTCGATGCCGGACTTGCGGCGCTGGAGCGGAGGGTGGTGTACGAGGGGGGATGA
- a CDS encoding NosD domain-containing protein, whose protein sequence is MKKSIGIFCLILLALLIAPTAATTLYVDDNGGEGFYTTIQGALDAAEEGDTISILPGTYSTFTVRKPHLTILSRDGAESVIVDCQNEEGARIPDGSNENATGTILDGLKFLNGKPGLKIGTYGPANDSIVKNCILNDMIVQVLPKGDNITFENNTFMGTTGTPACYMMLRDSTDCKIINNTFTNITPKFGAILLYKTTATNNTITGNIFDSSFDGNSFYFREAGDGNKIFLNTNVSGVALHTGTVAPTTHWNSTAPLTYTYNNTAHTGYLGNLWSGYTKTDENGDGVIDTPYVLPDGLGTDHAPLVAAAGEYEIVVPQTLYVDDDGGEGVYTTIQAAVDAAKSVDTIVVRNGTYTENVLVDKGLTIRAENGTEAVTVTAASPTKPVFDLKADGITVEGFSVRGPTNTHVAGIESVGYDECRIIGNDCGGACYNGIHLGGDATGNLIEANACHDNTRRGISLRDNVTGNTVYNNTCWDNADDELCVKDYPSDNVIWANAFFGTVECLNANTYHSPDEVTYTYNGTEHTGYVGNYYGGYEGTDDDNNGIGDDSMLLGTDDVTGEHRDEYPMMGIWKNSEIMKPAPTLTTVTVDAETTEFETGETWQFAATGVYSDSTVVPDLAFTWTSSEPAVGTVNETGWFEAVAPGATTLTAACDGVEGTARVTVVAPDTLPSIEIIRYAPDGVTVEEKKTVTIRWMQRHLPVLGGEEGTMLRFQGPSFDKNDPWNPAENLNLGKVNNTVKGTALADLCDLVGGVYEDGEIQFTGRDNYPGVIPSSVVLAPHERQGPAIIAWWDAEAGEYPEWKWGPQLFFFTPDGVFGNEDMRICFPEAYHHYWTDWPSAAGISVKKIVTIEIVPEPREDWDLDLAGAIIRTIDRSYYEQAVACSAPGHGATWTDDGKTWSGLPLWLLCGWVDDADQHAPFRDDLADQGYTVLVVDYGPDGIEGTEDDRTVEFASADVKRNNNILLANEIDQWPLEEGDWPLRLVGKDVPAEKRLGSVDAIRLEGLGGTGDMILTLHKGWNFVSVPRTLAPGNDTAAIFADVDSAGHSILTFDAAAGLWKPLGKNDTVRPLDGIWVYAAKNTGIEITFDPAKPTTPPTKRLSEGWNAVGYSDIEPEPARDALTSVKEKWAILIGYEAGSQAYEHSAINGAVGSHADTLPMIPGKGYWLYMRADGTLAAIST, encoded by the coding sequence ATGAAAAAATCGATTGGAATTTTCTGCCTTATTCTGCTTGCTCTCCTCATCGCACCGACAGCGGCGACGACCCTCTATGTCGACGACAACGGTGGCGAAGGATTCTACACCACAATCCAGGGAGCACTCGACGCCGCCGAAGAGGGCGACACGATCTCTATCCTGCCAGGCACCTATTCAACTTTCACTGTTCGAAAACCTCACCTGACCATTTTGAGCAGAGATGGGGCTGAGTCTGTCATCGTGGACTGTCAGAATGAAGAGGGTGCCCGGATCCCAGATGGGAGCAATGAAAACGCGACAGGAACGATCCTTGATGGACTAAAATTCCTCAATGGAAAGCCGGGTCTAAAAATAGGAACTTACGGTCCTGCCAACGATTCGATTGTTAAGAATTGCATACTAAATGATATGATCGTCCAGGTACTTCCAAAAGGTGACAATATCACATTTGAAAACAACACCTTCATGGGCACCACAGGAACTCCTGCCTGTTATATGATGTTGAGAGATTCGACAGACTGCAAAATCATCAATAACACATTCACCAATATTACACCCAAATTTGGGGCTATCTTACTCTACAAGACAACAGCAACCAACAACACTATCACCGGCAACATTTTCGATAGTTCCTTCGATGGAAATTCCTTCTACTTCCGTGAAGCCGGCGACGGAAACAAAATCTTCCTCAACACCAACGTCTCGGGCGTCGCCCTTCACACAGGCACCGTCGCCCCCACAACCCACTGGAACTCCACCGCCCCCCTCACCTACACCTACAACAACACCGCCCACACCGGCTACCTCGGCAACCTCTGGTCCGGCTACACCAAGACCGACGAGAACGGCGACGGCGTCATCGACACCCCGTACGTCCTCCCCGACGGCCTTGGCACCGACCACGCCCCGCTGGTCGCGGCGGCGGGCGAGTATGAGATCGTCGTCCCGCAGACCCTGTACGTCGACGACGACGGCGGCGAAGGAGTCTACACCACCATCCAGGCGGCCGTCGACGCCGCAAAGAGCGTCGACACCATCGTCGTCAGGAACGGCACCTACACCGAGAACGTGCTCGTCGATAAGGGCCTGACCATCAGGGCCGAGAACGGCACGGAGGCCGTCACCGTCACGGCCGCCTCCCCCACCAAACCGGTCTTCGACCTCAAGGCCGACGGCATCACCGTCGAAGGCTTCTCGGTCCGCGGCCCGACGAACACACATGTCGCCGGCATCGAGAGCGTCGGGTACGACGAATGCCGCATCATCGGCAACGACTGCGGTGGGGCCTGCTACAACGGCATTCACCTCGGCGGCGACGCCACCGGCAACCTCATCGAGGCAAACGCCTGCCACGATAACACCCGCCGTGGCATCAGCCTCAGAGACAATGTCACCGGCAACACGGTGTACAACAACACCTGCTGGGACAACGCAGACGACGAACTCTGCGTCAAGGACTACCCATCCGACAATGTCATCTGGGCCAACGCCTTCTTCGGTACCGTCGAATGCCTCAACGCCAACACCTATCACTCGCCCGACGAGGTCACCTACACCTACAATGGCACCGAACACACCGGTTATGTCGGCAACTACTACGGCGGTTACGAGGGCACCGACGACGACAACAACGGCATCGGCGACGATTCGATGCTCCTCGGGACAGACGACGTCACCGGGGAACACCGGGACGAGTACCCGATGATGGGCATCTGGAAGAACAGCGAGATCATGAAGCCCGCCCCGACACTCACCACCGTCACCGTCGACGCCGAGACCACCGAGTTCGAAACCGGCGAGACCTGGCAGTTCGCCGCCACCGGGGTCTACTCCGACAGCACCGTCGTCCCCGACCTCGCCTTCACCTGGACGAGCAGCGAACCTGCCGTCGGCACCGTGAACGAGACCGGGTGGTTCGAGGCCGTCGCACCGGGCGCCACCACCCTCACCGCCGCGTGCGACGGGGTCGAAGGCACCGCACGGGTCACCGTCGTCGCACCCGACACCCTCCCCTCCATCGAGATCATCAGGTACGCACCCGACGGCGTCACCGTCGAGGAGAAGAAGACCGTCACCATCAGGTGGATGCAGCGTCACCTCCCGGTGCTCGGCGGGGAGGAGGGCACCATGCTCAGGTTCCAGGGCCCGTCCTTCGACAAGAACGACCCCTGGAATCCGGCAGAGAACCTCAACCTCGGCAAAGTCAACAACACCGTCAAAGGCACCGCCCTCGCCGACCTCTGCGACCTCGTCGGCGGCGTCTACGAAGACGGCGAGATCCAGTTCACCGGCAGGGACAACTACCCCGGCGTCATCCCCTCCTCTGTCGTCCTCGCACCTCACGAGCGCCAGGGCCCGGCCATCATCGCATGGTGGGACGCCGAAGCCGGCGAATACCCCGAGTGGAAATGGGGCCCGCAACTCTTCTTCTTCACCCCGGACGGCGTCTTCGGCAACGAAGACATGCGCATCTGCTTCCCCGAGGCATACCACCACTACTGGACCGACTGGCCCTCGGCCGCAGGCATCTCGGTCAAGAAGATCGTCACCATCGAGATCGTCCCCGAACCCAGGGAAGACTGGGACCTCGACCTCGCCGGTGCGATCATCAGGACCATCGACCGCTCCTACTATGAACAGGCCGTCGCATGCTCGGCACCCGGACACGGCGCCACCTGGACCGACGACGGAAAGACCTGGTCCGGACTGCCCCTCTGGCTCCTCTGCGGATGGGTCGACGACGCCGACCAGCACGCACCCTTCCGCGACGACCTCGCCGACCAGGGCTACACTGTCCTCGTCGTCGACTATGGTCCCGACGGCATCGAAGGCACCGAAGACGACCGCACCGTCGAGTTCGCAAGCGCCGACGTCAAGAGGAACAACAACATTCTCCTCGCCAACGAGATCGACCAGTGGCCGCTCGAAGAGGGCGACTGGCCGCTCAGACTCGTCGGAAAAGACGTGCCCGCCGAGAAGAGACTCGGAAGCGTCGACGCCATCAGGCTCGAAGGACTTGGAGGGACCGGAGACATGATCCTCACGCTCCACAAGGGCTGGAACTTCGTCTCCGTCCCGCGGACCCTCGCACCCGGCAACGACACCGCCGCGATCTTCGCAGATGTCGACTCCGCAGGACACTCCATCCTCACCTTCGACGCCGCCGCAGGGCTCTGGAAGCCGCTCGGGAAGAACGACACGGTCAGGCCCCTCGACGGCATCTGGGTCTACGCCGCAAAGAACACCGGCATAGAGATCACCTTCGACCCGGCCAAACCGACGACCCCGCCGACCAAACGGCTCTCTGAAGGGTGGAACGCCGTCGGATACTCAGACATCGAACCTGAACCGGCCAGGGACGCCCTCACATCCGTGAAGGAGAAGTGGGCCATCCTCATCGGCTACGAAGCTGGGAGCCAGGCATACGAACACTCGGCCATCAACGGGGCCGTCGGATCACACGCCGACACCCTCCCCATGATACCCGGCAAAGGGTACTGGCTGTACATGCGTGCCGACGGCACCCTGGCGGCCATCAGCACCTAA
- a CDS encoding DUF427 domain-containing protein, whose protein sequence is MAKAEWKGKVLAESDQVRMVEGNVYFPPGSVRFEYLKESPTKTTCTWKGEAHYYTVVVEGEENKDAAWYYPDPKPAAEQIREYVSFWRGVKIID, encoded by the coding sequence ATGGCGAAGGCCGAATGGAAAGGAAAAGTGCTCGCGGAGAGCGACCAGGTCAGGATGGTCGAGGGCAATGTCTATTTTCCACCAGGGTCTGTCCGTTTCGAGTACCTGAAGGAGTCGCCGACGAAGACGACCTGCACCTGGAAGGGCGAGGCCCATTATTATACGGTCGTGGTGGAAGGCGAGGAGAACAAGGACGCCGCCTGGTATTATCCTGATCCGAAACCTGCAGCCGAGCAGATCCGCGAATATGTCTCGTTCTGGAGGGGGGTGAAGATAATTGACTGA
- a CDS encoding ABC transporter permease → MTDGGMLELWQDYNLTARTVEHLAMFSVALLLSMIIGFAVGVLLFRKRKYAGVSFAALNTVETFPDLALLAILIPLLGIGAVPTVFACVLYSILPIARNTYTGLTSVSAGHVGAAESIGLTEREVLLHIRVPLALPMLAGGVRIAVVFTMGIVTLGGLVGAGGLGVPLQTGIFNNIPALILLSGAWVGLLAVLFDGVAAAIEHRLNRRYGVW, encoded by the coding sequence ATGACCGACGGCGGGATGCTGGAACTCTGGCAGGACTACAACCTCACGGCCAGGACCGTCGAGCACCTCGCGATGTTCTCGGTCGCCCTCCTCCTCTCGATGATCATCGGGTTTGCCGTCGGTGTCCTCCTCTTCCGGAAACGGAAATATGCCGGGGTCTCCTTCGCCGCCCTCAACACCGTCGAAACTTTTCCCGACCTCGCCCTCCTCGCGATCCTCATCCCGCTCCTCGGCATCGGGGCGGTCCCGACGGTCTTCGCCTGCGTGCTGTATTCAATCCTGCCCATCGCCCGCAACACCTACACCGGGCTGACGAGCGTGAGCGCCGGGCACGTCGGCGCCGCGGAGAGCATCGGGCTCACCGAACGCGAGGTGCTCCTCCACATCCGCGTCCCCCTCGCCCTCCCGATGCTCGCCGGGGGCGTGCGGATCGCCGTCGTCTTCACGATGGGCATCGTCACCCTCGGCGGCCTCGTCGGCGCCGGGGGGCTCGGCGTCCCGCTCCAGACCGGGATCTTCAACAACATTCCGGCCCTGATCCTCCTCTCCGGCGCCTGGGTCGGCCTCCTCGCCGTCCTCTTCGACGGGGTCGCCGCCGCAATCGAGCACCGCCTCAACCGGAGGTACGGGGTATGGTAG
- a CDS encoding SAM-dependent methyltransferase, whose product MDYYDLISISTRDMAIMNPTTPEKLRRAGEMAGLAPGEEVIEFGCGYGTVLTILAGAFGIRGRGIDLREYACQRAADLIEAEGYADRLTVTCADVLDATPDRAYDLAACIGSTHIWGGLAPALDAMAAWLKPEGRVIVGERCWQHAAVPPDFARAWPDVLTEYEIFQCARDAGYEVRGVLHATADDWDAYESGNWGGLIGWLDEHPDDEDADEVREYLHRIQDEFAGYAREYMGFGLYVLVPV is encoded by the coding sequence ATGGACTACTACGATCTCATCTCCATCTCCACCCGCGACATGGCCATCATGAACCCGACGACCCCGGAGAAACTCCGGCGGGCCGGGGAGATGGCGGGCCTCGCTCCGGGCGAGGAGGTGATCGAGTTCGGGTGCGGCTACGGCACGGTGCTCACCATCCTGGCCGGGGCCTTCGGGATCCGGGGACGGGGGATCGACCTGCGGGAATACGCCTGCCAACGGGCGGCCGACCTCATCGAGGCCGAAGGATATGCGGACCGCCTCACCGTCACCTGCGCCGACGTCCTCGACGCGACGCCCGACCGCGCCTACGACCTCGCCGCCTGCATCGGCTCCACCCACATCTGGGGAGGCCTCGCCCCCGCCCTCGACGCGATGGCGGCCTGGCTCAAACCTGAAGGACGGGTGATCGTCGGCGAACGCTGCTGGCAGCACGCCGCAGTCCCACCCGACTTTGCCAGGGCCTGGCCCGACGTCCTCACCGAGTACGAGATCTTTCAGTGCGCGAGGGACGCCGGCTACGAAGTGCGCGGCGTCCTCCACGCCACCGCCGACGACTGGGACGCCTACGAATCCGGCAACTGGGGCGGGCTCATCGGATGGCTCGACGAGCACCCCGACGACGAAGATGCGGACGAGGTGCGCGAATACCTCCACCGGATCCAGGACGAATTCGCGGGGTACGCCCGCGAATATATGGGATTCGGGCTCTACGTCCTCGTCCCCGTATGA
- a CDS encoding ABC transporter ATP-binding protein, translating into MARLFERVDAVDLVGLTKRYGERYAVQDLDLGIEGGELLVLIGASGSGKTTTLRMINRLVEPDEGAVRINGTDTRDLDVVALRRSIGYVIQEVGLFPHMTVGENVGLLPALEGWDAERVRARVDDLLDLVDLPPETYAARYPRELSGGQQQRVGLARAIATDPPLVLMDEPFGALDPILRRQLQDEFEEIKAALGRTIVFVTHDIDEAFKLGDRVGVMHDARLVQVGRPEELILDPASEVVARMVDADRKFRHLESLSVQDLMLPLLRNYLVPGETAVGPGFEAMMEGDVGVAVVTEGDRVVGTVRRREAYTRRKDGSTMAAIASPPLIFAPADPLPTALADLKKAGASFALVTDEDGHPAGLLLADEVLMRLV; encoded by the coding sequence ATGGCGCGCCTCTTCGAGCGGGTCGACGCCGTCGATCTCGTCGGGCTCACCAAACGCTACGGTGAGCGCTACGCCGTCCAAGACCTGGACCTCGGGATCGAGGGCGGCGAACTCCTGGTCCTCATCGGGGCGAGCGGCTCGGGCAAGACCACCACGCTGCGGATGATCAACCGGCTCGTCGAGCCAGACGAGGGGGCGGTGCGGATCAACGGCACCGACACGAGGGATCTCGACGTGGTCGCCCTCAGGCGGAGCATCGGCTATGTGATCCAGGAGGTCGGGCTCTTCCCGCACATGACCGTCGGGGAGAATGTCGGTCTTCTGCCCGCGCTCGAAGGCTGGGACGCCGAACGGGTGCGGGCGCGGGTCGACGACCTCCTCGACCTCGTCGACCTCCCGCCCGAGACCTACGCCGCCCGCTACCCCAGGGAACTTTCAGGGGGACAGCAGCAACGCGTCGGCCTTGCCCGCGCCATCGCCACCGACCCGCCGCTCGTGCTGATGGACGAGCCCTTCGGCGCCCTCGACCCGATCCTCCGGCGGCAGTTGCAGGACGAGTTCGAGGAGATCAAGGCGGCGCTCGGGCGGACCATCGTCTTCGTCACCCACGACATCGACGAGGCCTTCAAACTCGGCGACCGGGTGGGGGTGATGCACGACGCCCGTCTCGTCCAGGTGGGACGGCCCGAAGAACTCATCCTGGACCCGGCCTCCGAGGTCGTCGCCAGGATGGTCGACGCCGACCGGAAGTTCAGGCACCTGGAGAGCCTCAGCGTGCAGGACCTGATGCTCCCGCTCCTCAGGAACTACCTGGTGCCCGGCGAGACGGCGGTCGGCCCGGGGTTTGAGGCGATGATGGAAGGGGACGTCGGCGTCGCGGTCGTCACCGAAGGCGACCGGGTGGTCGGGACGGTGCGGCGGCGGGAGGCCTACACCCGCCGCAAGGACGGGTCGACGATGGCGGCGATCGCCTCACCGCCCCTCATCTTCGCCCCGGCCGACCCGCTCCCGACCGCCCTCGCCGACCTGAAAAAGGCCGGGGCGTCCTTTGCCCTGGTAACCGACGAAGACGGGCACCCCGCCGGCCTCCTCCTCGCCGACGAGGTGCTGATGAGGCTGGTATGA
- a CDS encoding MBL fold metallo-hydrolase, with amino-acid sequence METREEKFSFIARMPDHPGALQQAAAIVTEHGGNINRIQYSRRIDPRTVFFEVTARKEAHAAIRQRLAAIGYLQTALPGPGILRFHVHLPHTPGALAAFLDLTTKARANIALIDFDDAGPHPDRVTVSVSLEESGQAETLLDALKSRYPLEILEYDTTGSSLDETVFYLCFAQRVREIIGPAGDGFLLRLLHDINHVVQELGARGEDPRAVFASVLQTGESLQRTCGDGFYADVQQVAVTPEMDLFCFQLPGGGSVYLLNTPEESMMIDTGYGIYYPDIIRMLNHYGLGNGTRLRTILLTHADADHCGAAGFYEAPAMMHPTSAAIIETSNRAFASPVEGSVLEMVYTTIINLFSRFNPPENYTLFSGPTGETRGIFPVLHRFTFGGLEFEVLEGFGGHVQGLVYVFCPKCGLLFTSDTVINFGSLTEERKTYSSLADFLVTSVNVDSGVARRERHALMEIAAESDRALAEKGRRCYICGGHGAVSVLDENGRLEAVGEVEHYTHQG; translated from the coding sequence ATGGAGACCAGGGAAGAGAAGTTCTCCTTCATCGCCCGCATGCCCGACCACCCCGGCGCCCTCCAGCAGGCGGCCGCGATCGTCACCGAGCATGGCGGGAACATCAACCGGATCCAGTACAGCCGACGCATCGATCCGAGGACCGTCTTCTTTGAGGTGACTGCCCGGAAAGAGGCCCACGCCGCGATCAGGCAGAGACTCGCCGCCATCGGCTACCTCCAGACCGCCCTCCCAGGCCCCGGCATCCTCCGCTTCCACGTCCACCTCCCCCACACGCCCGGCGCCCTCGCCGCCTTCCTCGACCTGACGACAAAGGCACGGGCCAACATCGCCCTCATCGACTTCGACGACGCCGGCCCCCATCCCGATCGGGTGACCGTCTCCGTCAGCCTGGAGGAGAGCGGGCAGGCCGAAACCCTCCTCGACGCCCTCAAGTCGCGCTATCCGCTTGAGATCCTGGAGTACGACACCACCGGCAGCTCTCTCGACGAGACCGTCTTCTACCTCTGCTTCGCACAGCGGGTCCGCGAGATCATCGGTCCGGCCGGCGACGGCTTCCTCCTCCGTCTCCTCCACGACATCAACCACGTCGTCCAGGAACTCGGGGCGCGGGGCGAAGACCCGCGGGCCGTCTTTGCCAGCGTCCTGCAGACCGGCGAGAGTCTGCAGCGGACCTGCGGCGACGGGTTCTACGCCGACGTCCAGCAGGTGGCGGTCACGCCGGAGATGGACCTCTTCTGCTTCCAGTTGCCCGGCGGCGGGAGCGTCTACCTCCTCAACACCCCCGAGGAGAGCATGATGATCGATACCGGCTACGGCATCTACTACCCCGACATCATCAGGATGCTCAACCACTACGGCCTGGGCAACGGCACCAGGCTCAGGACAATCCTGCTCACCCACGCCGACGCCGACCACTGCGGCGCCGCCGGGTTCTACGAGGCCCCGGCCATGATGCACCCCACCTCCGCGGCGATCATCGAGACCTCGAACCGCGCCTTCGCCTCGCCGGTCGAGGGCTCGGTCCTGGAAATGGTCTACACCACCATCATCAACCTCTTCTCGCGGTTCAACCCGCCGGAGAACTACACGCTCTTCAGCGGCCCGACCGGCGAGACTCGCGGGATCTTCCCGGTCCTCCACCGCTTCACCTTCGGCGGGCTCGAGTTCGAGGTGCTGGAGGGGTTCGGCGGCCACGTGCAGGGACTGGTCTACGTCTTCTGCCCGAAGTGCGGCCTCCTCTTCACCAGCGACACCGTCATCAACTTCGGCAGCCTCACCGAGGAACGCAAGACCTACAGTTCGCTCGCCGATTTCCTGGTCACCTCGGTGAATGTCGACTCAGGGGTGGCGAGGCGCGAGCGGCACGCCCTCATGGAGATCGCGGCTGAGAGCGACCGGGCCCTCGCGGAGAAGGGGCGGCGCTGCTATATCTGCGGCGGGCACGGGGCGGTCTCGGTCCTCGACGAGAACGGGAGACTGGAGGCCGTCGGCGAGGTGGAGCACTACACCCACCAGGGATGA